A single genomic interval of Zingiber officinale cultivar Zhangliang chromosome 4A, Zo_v1.1, whole genome shotgun sequence harbors:
- the LOC121970985 gene encoding alpha-1,3-arabinosyltransferase XAT3-like, with protein MKSARNPSLSRIEARRAGNVLIVAIVIMPLCILSLIKARYCAAPFAKPQALAGAETISKSEEAAITEDEDEEETTAIAREIVAEKAAIVSQEPICSRTSNRSVVCEAEGDVRLQGRLQTVFLPPSLTEREWKSKPYCRKQNNSATMKHIKEWTLKPFPGGGPPPECTVNHSVPALVFSLGGFTGNHFHDFTDVLVPLFISAYRFRGEVQFVVADNQDWWVTKFALIFRQLSDYEIIDADIEEEGAVHCFPRVILGLSYHTVFGIDPARTPTGYSMVDFKAMLRKAYGLERSAAAAAAADDRRKPRLLIIARNKTRVFLNMQGMRDMAARLGFDVRVAEPHKGTNVSDFARLVNSADVMMGVHGAGLANMVFLPDGAVMIQVVPFGGLDWLARETFGDPAPAMRIEYLEYYIEADESTIGEEYRADDPVIKDRYGVHKRGWNEISRIYLENQNVRPHLGRLRNTLLEALKRLPNGRHARG; from the exons ATGAAGTCTGCAAGGAATCCTTCACTTTCACGGATTGAGGCAAGGAGGGCAGGCAACGTGCTCATCGTTGCCATCGTGATCATGCCTCTCTGCATCCTCTCCCTCATCAAGGCTCGATACTGCGCAGCTCCGTTTG CAAAGCCACAGGCTTTGGCAGGAGCAGAAACGATTTCGAAGAGTGAGGAGGCTGCGATAACAG aggatgaagatgaagaagagacCACTGCAATAGCTCGAGAAATTGTTGCAGAGAAAGCTGCGATCGTCTCGCAGGAGCCAATTTGCTCAAGAACAAGCAATAGATCCGTTGTTTGCGAAGCGGAAGGAGATGTGAGATTGCAAGGAAGGTTGCAGACCGTCTTCCTGCCCCCTTCCTTGACGGAGAGAGAATGGAAAAGCAAGCCTTACTGCAGAAAACAGAATAACTCTGCGACCATGAAGCACATCAAGGAGTGGACTTTGAAGCCGTTCCCCGGCGGTGGACCGCCGCCGGAATGCACGGTCAACCACAGCGTCCCGGCGCTGGTGTTCTCGCTCGGCGGGTTCACCGGAAACCACTTCCACGACTTCACCGACGTGCTCGTCCCCCTTTTCATCTCCGCCTACCGATTCCGCGGTGAGGTTCAGTTCGTGGTCGCCGACAACCAGGACTGGTGGGTGACCAAGTTCGCCCTGATTTTTAGGCAGCTCTCCGATTACGAGATCATCGACGCGGACATCGAAGAGGAAGGAGCGGTTCATTGCTTCCCGCGGGTGATCTTGGGGCTGAGCTACCACACGGTGTTCGGCATTGACCCGGCGAGGACGCCGACGGGGTACTCGATGGTGGATTTCAAGGCGATGCTGAGGAAGGCGTACGGCCTGGAGcggtcggcggcggcggcggcggcggcggacgaCCGGCGGAAGCCGCGGCTGCTGATCATCGCGCGGAACAAAACTAGGGTTTTCCTGAACATGCAGGGGATGAGGGATATGGCGGCGCGGCTAGGGTTCGACGTGCGGGTGGCGGAGCCGCACAAGGGCACCAACGTGAGCGACTTCGCGCGGCTGGTGAACTCCGCCGACGTGATGATGGGCGTCCACGGCGCCGGACTCGCCAACATGGTGTTCCTCCCCGACGGCGCCGTGATGATCCAGGTAGTGCCGTTCGGGGGGCTGGACTGGCTCGCGAGGGAGACTTTCGGGGACCCGGCGCCGGCGATGAGGATCGAGTACTTGGAGTACTACATCGAAGCGGACGAGAGCACGATCGGGGAGGAGTACCGGGCGGATGATCCGGTGATCAAGGACCGCTACGGCGTGCACAAGAGGGGGTGGAACGAGATCAGCCGGATCTACTTGGAGAACCAGAACGTCCGACCGCACCTCGGCCGGCTGAGGAACACTCTGTTGGAGGCGCTCAAGCGCCTCCCCAATGGCCGCCATGCCAGAGGTTGA